A portion of the Melanotaenia boesemani isolate fMelBoe1 chromosome 2, fMelBoe1.pri, whole genome shotgun sequence genome contains these proteins:
- the LOC121653898 gene encoding NLR family CARD domain-containing protein 3-like yields the protein MDLPLNFKSGPQRVDQQSSELPSGQSAQQHQTQLDSIFMLLEDNMITFMKKELKKFQKLLSPDYPECSVLEGEDEEQRKSSREALVKITVDFLRRMKQEELAERLQSNYFAPVWQRKLKCGLKKKFQCVFEGIAKAGNPTLLNQIYTELYITEGGTAEVNDEHEVRQIETASRKPDRPETTIRQEDIFKLPPGRDEPIRTVMTKGVAGIGKTVLTQKFTLDWAEDKAHQDIQLTFPLTFRELNVLKEKKFSLVELVHHFFTETKEAAICSFEELQVVFILDGLDESRLPLDFHNNETLTDVTESTSVDVLLTNLIGGKLLPSARLWITTRPAAANQIPPDCVGMVTEVRGFTDPQKEEYFRKRFRDEEQASRIISHMKTSRSLHIMCHIPVFCWITATVLEDVLETREGGELPKTLTEMYIHFLVVQTKVKKVKYDGGAETDPHWSPESRKMIESLGKLAFDQLQKGNLIFYESDLTECGIDITAASVYSGVFTQIFKEERGLYQEKVFSFVHLSVQEFLAALHVRLTFIKSGINLMEEQQTVSVYLNEPDLHLHQKAVDEALQSPNGHLDLFLRFLLGLSLQTNQSLLRGLMTQTGSSSQTNQETVQYIKKKISENVSAERSINLFHCLNELNDRSLEKEIHLFLRSGRLSADELSPAQWSALVFILLSSEEDLEVFDLQKYFPSEEVLLRLLPVVKASSKALLSVCGLSERNYGPLSSVLSSGFPSVPELDLSYSDLQDSGLKKLCGGLKSPSCKLETLRLSVCGLSETSCGPLSSVLSSQSSSLTELDLSNNDLQDSGLKKLCGGLKSPDCKLETLRVEPAGEPWLRPGGVRKYSCPLTIHMDTVDRNLKLSDNNRKVTRVKELQSYPDHPDRFFCPQLLCENVLTGRCYWEVEWRGNVFISVSYREIRRKGDINDCLFGYNDQSWSLSCSDVEGYSVWHNNIETRISSSSSSVSNRVAVYVDCSAGSLSFYRVSSDSLIHLHTFITTFTHHLYAGFGVFGTRSGSRSGSWVSLC from the exons ATGGATCTTCCTCTTAATTTTAAATCAGGGCCACAGAG agtggaccagcagagctcagagcttcccagtggtcagtctgcccagcagcatcaaacacagctggactccatatttatg ctgctggaggacaacatgatcactttcatgaagaaggagctgaagaagttccagaagcttctgagtccagattacccagaatgctcagtgttggagggtgaggatgaggagcagaggaagagcagcagagaggcgttagtgaagatcacagtggacttcctgaggaggatgaagcaggaggagctggctgagcgtctgcagagca actaTTTTGCTCCAGTTTGGCaacgtaaactaaaatgtggtctgaagaagaagttccagtgtgtgtttgaggggattgctaaagcaggaaacccaacccttctgaaccagatctacacggagctctacatcacagagggagggactgcagaggtcaatgatgaacatgaggtcagacagattgaaacagcatccaggaaaccagacagaccagaaacaaccatcagacaagaagacatctttaaactcccacctggaagagatgaaccaatcagaacagtgatgacaaagggagtggctggcattgggaaaactgtcttaacacagaagttcactctggactgggctgaagacaaagcccaccaggacatccagttgacatttccactgactttcagagagctgaatgtgctgaaagagaaaaagttcagcttggtggaacttgttcatcacttctttactgaaaccaaagaagcagcaatctgcagctttgaagagctccaggttgtcttcatcttggacggtctggatgagagtcgacttcctctggacttccacaacaatgagaccctgactgatgttacagagtccacctcagtggatgtgctgctgactaacctcatcggggggaaactgcttccctctgctcgcctctggataaccacacgacctgcagcagccaatcagatccctcctgactgtgttggcatggtgacagaggtcagagggttcactgacccacagaaggaggagtacttcaggaagaggttcagagatgaggagcaggccagcagaatcatctcccacatgaagacatcacgaagcctccacatcatgtgccacatcccagtcttctgctggatcactgctacagttctggaggatgtgctggaaaccagagagggaggagagctgcccaagaccctgactgagatgtacatccacttcctggtggtccagaccaaagtcaagaaggtcaagtatgatggaggagctgagacagatccacactggagtccagagagcaggaagatgattgagtctctgggaaaactggcttttgatcagctgcagaaaggaaacctgatcttctatgaatcagacctgacagagtgtggcatcgatatcacagcagcctcagtttactcaggagtgttcacacagatctttaaagaggagagaggactgtaccaggagaaggtgttcagcttcgtccatctgagtgttcaggagtttctggctgctcttcatgtccgtctgaccttcatcaagtctggaaTCAACCTGATGGAGGAACAACAAacagtttctgtttatttaaatgaaccaGATCTACATCTCCATCAGAAAGCTGTGGAcgaggccttacagagtccaaatggacacctggacttgttcctccgcttcctcctgggtctttcactgcagaccaatcagagtctcctacgaggcctgatgacacagacaggaagtagctcacagaccaatcaggaaacagtccagtacatcaagaagaagatcagtgagaatgtgtctgcagagagaagcatcaatctgttccactgtctgaatgaactgaatgatcgttctctagagAAGGAGATCCATCTgttcctgagatcaggacgtctctccGCAGAtgaactgtctcctgctcagtggtcagctctggtcttcatcttactgtcatcagaagaagatctggaggtgtttgacctgcagaaatactttccttcagaggaggttcttctgaggctgctgccagtggtcaaagcctccagcaaagctct gctgagtgtgtgtggtctctCGGAAAGGAACTAtggacctctgtcctcagttctcagctccGGGTTCCCCAGTGTGCCGGAACTGGACTTGAGTTACagcgacctgcaggactcagggttgaagaagctgtgtggtggactAAAGAGTCCAagctgcaaactggaaactctcag gctgagtgtgtgtggtctctcagagacaagctgtggacctctgtcctcagtcctcagctcccagtcctccagtctgacagaactggacctgagtaacaacgacctgcaggactcaggactgaagaagctgtgtggtggactgaagagtccagactgcaaactggaaactctcag ggtggagcctgctggagaaccatggttgagaccaggaggtgtgaggaagt attcctgtccactcaccatccacatggacacagtggacagaaacctcaaactgtctgacaacaacaggaaggtgacacGTGTGAAGGagcttcagtcatatcctgatcatccagacagatttttctgtcctcagctgctgtgtgaaaatgttctgactggtcgctgctactgggaggtcgagtggagaggaaacgtttttatatcagtgagttacagagaaatcagaaggaAAGGAGACATCAACGACTGTTTGTTTGGATAcaatgatcagtcctggagtctgagctgctctgaTGTTGAAGGTTACTCTGTTTGGCACAATAACATAGAAACacgcatctcctcctcctcctcctctgtctctaacagagtagcagtgtatgtggactgttctgctggctctctgtccttctacagagtctcctctgactcactgatacacctccacaccttcatcaccacattcactcatcatctctatgctggatttggggtctTTGGTACCAGGTCTGGTTCCAGGTCTGGTTCCTGGGTGTCtctgtgttga